In Mycoplasmopsis maculosa, one genomic interval encodes:
- a CDS encoding cation-translocating P-type ATPase: MYKYNYDYAGLNLTEVKENLLTFGENKLATRKKLNPLVAYFSQFKDLMVILLIIAALVSLSVTIYLHISGKLHSIEEVVISYVEPGIILLVIILNSILGAYQEVKSDQAVRALENQNIPNATVIRDGTAQTIKSNLLVPGDLIILSAGDIINADALLLKSSNLEVIEASLTGESLPVSKNADLEKEIDSILANNSHLVYSGTYVTKGSGYAVVLKTGGETEIGKINKSIQSQTKNTTPLQIKLNKLSKIFGYVGIALLFISALAQIIITNVISGSWIEPKSYINSVITGISLAVAAIPEGLIAFTTVILSIGVSKISKQNGLIKNLLAVETLGSANIICTDKTGTLTENKMTVVDVYTNKLTLDKFNNNDENLLNLIKASTIANDAFIVLKNNKFEEVGDPTETGLLRFAHKYNILKEDLLKKSNLLNSLPFDSDRKMMSVLVKENNGNIMYTKGAPDVILSLCKNIDKEEILKINNEWAEKSYRVLAFAKKQIDKTSITLEDENNFEFIGLIAMIDPPRANVKESIAEAQRAGIKVVMITGDHLVTAKAIAKDIGIYHENDLCINGAELAKMTNEELIEKVTQISVYARVNPEDKLRIVKAWQAHDKVVAMTGDGVNDAPALKASDIGCAMGITGTDVSKQSVDLILTDDNFNTIVKSVKNGRLVFDKIKTVIMNLLVSSITEILVMMIGLFVLFFVFKNYYKEGEFFILSASQLLWINLLTHGLPAIALGFVDSGKDVMSRKPYHKSESIFARGMGIELIWQSLVVSLASLISYALGALYAINNNMVEEMPKIASMCCFITMGLSTSINAINLMTDKSLFVSSMKKYWPVWLAATFSALAVILVSFVPNLSSLFKMTNKLWEIPTILSWSMPLALLLTISIEFKKFILFIKSKKTI, translated from the coding sequence ATGTATAAATATAATTATGATTATGCTGGTTTAAATTTAACTGAAGTTAAAGAAAATTTATTAACTTTTGGTGAAAATAAATTAGCCACAAGAAAGAAATTAAATCCGTTAGTTGCTTATTTTAGCCAATTTAAAGATTTAATGGTTATTCTTTTAATAATTGCTGCCTTAGTTAGTTTAAGTGTAACAATTTATTTACATATATCTGGTAAATTACATTCTATTGAAGAAGTTGTTATATCATATGTTGAGCCAGGAATAATTTTACTTGTAATAATTTTAAATAGTATACTTGGTGCATATCAAGAAGTTAAAAGTGACCAAGCAGTTAGAGCTCTAGAAAATCAAAATATACCGAATGCTACCGTTATAAGAGATGGTACTGCTCAGACAATAAAGTCAAATTTATTAGTTCCTGGAGATTTAATAATTTTGTCAGCTGGAGACATTATTAATGCAGATGCGTTATTATTAAAATCAAGTAATTTAGAAGTTATTGAAGCGAGTTTAACCGGGGAAAGTTTACCAGTTTCTAAGAATGCTGACTTAGAAAAAGAAATAGACTCAATTTTAGCTAATAATAGTCATTTAGTTTATTCAGGAACTTATGTTACAAAAGGTTCAGGGTATGCTGTTGTTTTAAAAACAGGTGGAGAAACTGAAATTGGTAAAATCAATAAAAGTATTCAAAGTCAAACAAAAAATACTACACCATTACAAATAAAATTAAATAAATTAAGTAAAATTTTTGGCTATGTTGGTATAGCGTTACTTTTTATAAGTGCTTTAGCTCAAATAATAATAACAAATGTTATTTCTGGAAGTTGAATTGAACCAAAAAGCTATATAAATTCAGTTATAACAGGTATAAGCTTAGCAGTTGCTGCTATCCCAGAAGGATTGATAGCCTTTACAACAGTTATTTTATCTATTGGTGTTTCTAAAATAAGTAAACAAAATGGATTAATTAAAAATTTATTAGCTGTTGAAACATTAGGATCTGCAAATATTATTTGTACAGATAAAACAGGTACATTAACAGAAAATAAAATGACTGTGGTTGATGTTTACACGAATAAATTAACATTAGATAAATTTAATAATAATGATGAAAATTTATTAAATTTAATTAAAGCTTCTACTATTGCAAATGATGCTTTTATAGTTCTCAAAAATAACAAGTTTGAAGAAGTTGGAGACCCAACTGAAACAGGTTTATTAAGATTTGCACATAAATACAATATTTTAAAAGAAGATTTATTAAAAAAATCTAATTTATTAAACTCACTTCCATTTGATAGTGATAGAAAAATGATGTCAGTTTTAGTAAAAGAAAATAATGGTAATATAATGTATACAAAAGGCGCTCCTGATGTTATATTATCATTATGTAAAAATATAGATAAAGAAGAAATTTTAAAAATAAATAATGAATGAGCAGAAAAAAGTTATAGAGTTTTAGCTTTTGCTAAAAAGCAAATTGATAAAACTTCTATAACTTTAGAAGATGAAAATAATTTTGAATTTATTGGATTAATAGCAATGATTGATCCTCCAAGAGCAAATGTGAAAGAAAGTATTGCAGAAGCTCAAAGAGCTGGAATAAAAGTTGTTATGATTACAGGAGATCATTTAGTTACAGCTAAAGCAATAGCAAAAGATATAGGAATTTATCATGAAAATGATTTATGTATTAATGGTGCTGAATTAGCTAAAATGACTAATGAAGAATTGATTGAAAAAGTTACTCAAATAAGTGTTTATGCACGTGTAAACCCTGAAGATAAGTTAAGAATAGTTAAAGCTTGACAAGCGCATGATAAAGTGGTTGCTATGACAGGCGATGGTGTAAATGATGCTCCTGCATTAAAAGCTAGTGATATAGGTTGTGCTATGGGTATAACAGGAACTGATGTTTCTAAGCAATCTGTTGACTTAATTTTAACTGACGATAATTTCAATACTATAGTTAAATCAGTTAAAAATGGACGTTTAGTATTTGATAAAATAAAAACAGTTATTATGAATTTATTAGTTAGTTCTATAACTGAAATTCTTGTTATGATGATTGGTTTATTTGTTTTATTTTTTGTATTTAAAAATTATTATAAAGAAGGAGAATTCTTTATTTTATCTGCTAGTCAATTATTGTGAATTAACTTATTAACTCATGGACTTCCTGCTATAGCTTTAGGTTTTGTTGATTCTGGAAAAGATGTTATGTCAAGAAAGCCTTATCATAAAAGTGAAAGTATTTTTGCTAGAGGTATGGGAATTGAATTAATCTGACAATCTTTAGTTGTAAGTTTAGCATCTCTTATCAGTTATGCATTAGGAGCATTATATGCTATTAATAATAATATGGTTGAAGAAATGCCAAAAATTGCTTCAATGTGTTGTTTTATAACAATGGGATTATCAACATCAATTAATGCTATAAATTTAATGACTGATAAATCATTATTTGTCTCAAGCATGAAAAAATACTGACCAGTTTGATTGGCAGCAACTTTTTCTGCTTTAGCAGTTATATTAGTTTCATTTGTACCTAATTTATCAAGCTTATTTAAAATGACAAATAAATTATGAGAAATTCCAACAATATTATCATGAAGCATGCCATTAGCTCTATTATTAACAATAAGTATTGAATTTAAAAAATTTATTTTGTTTATTAAAAGCAAAAAAACAATATAA
- a CDS encoding ABC transporter ATP-binding protein gives MWKILGKLSSKIKLFASFAIIFSILQPFLTMTIPTITKQLITSVSGEKINNIYFIKPDWIIIKNLSQNGFLWATVGLSFGIATLLLLISYFSGLLSVKTKVYGVYEIRKILFDHVIHLEKKNIDKITAGTLITRFGNDIDKIDFGFFVITRKFWLSPFFVIWGLIFAFSTNIYLSIAIAITIPFLIIFALIAIFKLFPIYRKENRMLEKLNETIKEDINAISLIKSYNLENKLYERFHKSAIDVTNINLKAAKSYSILWPFIDFIVLFGNIILFIVVGIIISKNNYNSDVSLLVGEIYQFTSYMSMISIGVYTTLLTLNEFFRANISANRVLEILKIKNELKIIKSNKFITNGKIEFKNVNFRYSENKVLENINLVINPGEKVGIIGKTGSGKSTLIKLLTREYKLENDNGFIKIDDNNIYEIDTNNFFNNISIVFQKPIIISGSIRKNISFSSKNENYDIEKAAELSCADFIEDLENKYDYDLTQRGKNLSGGQKQRIAIAQAILKNPKILILDDATSALDNKTDNTVRKNIENLNKNRTLIIISQRLKSIINCDKIIVMDKGKIIDIGNHKDLLLKNEYYKEIYNIQSSEVENG, from the coding sequence ATGTGAAAAATTTTAGGAAAATTATCCTCAAAAATAAAATTATTTGCTTCTTTTGCAATAATTTTCTCAATACTACAACCTTTTCTAACTATGACAATACCGACTATAACAAAACAATTAATAACTTCAGTTAGTGGTGAAAAAATTAACAATATCTATTTTATAAAACCGGATTGAATAATTATTAAAAATTTATCACAAAATGGTTTTCTATGAGCTACAGTTGGATTATCTTTTGGAATTGCAACTTTACTACTTCTAATTTCATATTTTTCCGGATTGCTTTCAGTTAAAACAAAAGTTTATGGCGTATATGAAATAAGAAAAATTTTATTTGACCATGTTATTCATTTAGAAAAGAAGAACATAGATAAAATTACAGCAGGAACTTTAATTACAAGATTTGGTAATGATATAGATAAAATTGATTTTGGTTTTTTTGTAATAACAAGAAAATTTTGATTAAGTCCGTTCTTTGTAATTTGAGGATTAATATTTGCTTTTAGTACAAATATATATTTATCAATTGCTATTGCAATAACAATACCTTTTTTAATTATTTTTGCCTTGATAGCTATATTTAAGCTATTTCCAATTTATAGAAAAGAAAATAGAATGCTTGAAAAATTAAATGAGACTATTAAGGAAGACATTAATGCAATTTCATTAATTAAATCATATAATTTAGAAAACAAATTATACGAAAGATTCCATAAATCAGCTATTGACGTAACAAATATAAATTTAAAAGCAGCTAAATCTTATTCAATTCTATGACCATTTATAGATTTTATAGTTCTTTTTGGAAATATAATTCTTTTTATAGTTGTTGGTATTATCATTTCAAAAAACAATTATAACAGTGACGTAAGTTTACTAGTAGGTGAAATTTATCAATTCACTAGTTATATGTCAATGATTAGTATTGGAGTTTATACAACATTATTAACTCTAAATGAATTTTTTAGAGCAAATATTTCAGCAAATAGAGTTTTAGAAATATTAAAAATAAAAAATGAACTAAAAATTATAAAAAGTAATAAATTTATCACAAATGGAAAAATTGAATTTAAAAACGTTAATTTTAGATATTCTGAAAATAAAGTTTTAGAAAATATTAATTTAGTGATTAACCCTGGAGAAAAAGTAGGAATAATAGGCAAAACAGGAAGTGGTAAAAGCACCTTAATAAAACTTTTGACTCGTGAATATAAATTAGAAAATGATAATGGTTTTATAAAAATAGATGACAATAATATCTATGAAATAGATACAAATAACTTTTTTAATAATATTTCTATTGTATTTCAAAAACCTATAATAATTAGTGGTTCTATAAGAAAAAATATAAGTTTTAGTTCCAAAAATGAAAATTATGATATTGAAAAAGCAGCAGAATTATCTTGTGCTGATTTTATAGAAGATTTAGAAAACAAATATGATTATGATTTAACTCAAAGAGGTAAAAATCTTTCAGGTGGACAAAAACAAAGAATAGCAATTGCACAAGCTATATTAAAAAATCCTAAAATTTTAATTTTAGATGATGCGACAAGTGCGCTTGATAATAAAACTGATAATACTGTTAGAAAAAACATTGAAAATCTAAATAAAAATAGAACTCTGATAATAATAAGTCAAAGATTAAAATCAATAATA
- a CDS encoding transcription antitermination factor NusB yields MKKMRDFRIEIINAIYYFELIETKLDTKYIFENYSNLNNNQFLQIEKIAKNYAFLKTSISTFLREDWSWNRISPLIRAILINAANELFTIQPRIVINEAVEITKLYYGDDNNFYKMVNAILNNVYKLFVKGEKILSEKK; encoded by the coding sequence ATGAAAAAAATGCGGGATTTTAGAATAGAAATTATTAATGCTATATATTATTTTGAGTTAATTGAAACTAAATTGGACACAAAGTATATTTTTGAAAATTATTCTAATCTAAATAATAATCAATTTCTTCAAATAGAGAAAATTGCAAAAAATTATGCCTTTCTTAAAACTTCTATTTCAACATTCTTAAGAGAAGATTGAAGTTGAAATAGAATATCTCCCTTAATAAGAGCTATATTAATTAATGCAGCTAATGAATTATTTACTATACAACCAAGAATTGTAATAAATGAAGCTGTAGAAATAACAAAATTATATTATGGTGATGATAATAATTTTTATAAAATGGTTAATGCAATTTTAAATAATGTTTATAAACTTTTTGTTAAAGGCGAAAAAATATTGAGCGAAAAAAAATAG
- the whiA gene encoding DNA-binding protein WhiA has translation MSFTKEIKNEILNKNFSSKDSYSFLRGYIYSKAIILNNFIKLQINDIYTKNTIIKLLKKNLISFLESGSTIKINRLDFDMVEDFSNPSLFFQGVFVGGGTISDLNKSSYHLQLSSNYEAYVDLMIKKLNDYDFNFSKIKHRNKFLIYIKKHEKISEFLNAIMAINSYFTFVDKQINRDYENNLNRINNIDVSNIKKFVSANIRHVNNIKKMYESKLENIFNINQLNFYNLLLEHQDESLSTLVQIYNEKYDKNITKSGVYHWLEKLNNKVSK, from the coding sequence ATGAGTTTTACAAAAGAAATAAAAAATGAAATATTAAATAAAAATTTTTCATCAAAAGATAGTTATTCATTTCTAAGAGGATATATATATTCAAAAGCTATTATTTTAAATAATTTTATTAAATTACAAATAAATGATATTTATACTAAAAATACTATTATAAAGTTATTAAAGAAAAATTTAATTTCATTTTTAGAGTCAGGATCTACTATTAAAATAAACCGTTTAGATTTTGATATGGTTGAGGATTTTTCAAATCCAAGTTTATTTTTTCAAGGTGTTTTTGTTGGTGGCGGAACCATAAGTGATTTGAATAAATCTAGTTATCATTTGCAATTATCTTCAAATTATGAGGCTTATGTTGATTTAATGATAAAAAAACTAAATGATTACGATTTTAATTTTTCTAAAATAAAACATAGAAATAAATTTTTAATTTATATTAAAAAGCATGAAAAAATAAGTGAGTTTTTAAATGCTATAATGGCTATAAATAGTTATTTTACTTTTGTTGATAAACAAATAAATAGAGATTATGAAAATAATTTAAATAGAATAAATAATATTGATGTAAGTAATATAAAAAAATTTGTTAGCGCAAATATTAGACATGTAAATAATATAAAAAAAATGTATGAAAGTAAACTTGAAAATATTTTTAACATTAATCAGTTAAATTTTTACAATTTGCTTTTGGAACATCAAGACGAAAGCTTAAGTACTCTTGTTCAAATTTATAATGAAAAATATGATAAGAATATCACTAAAAGTGGAGTTTATCATTGATTAGAAAAACTTAACAATAAGGTATCAAAGTAG
- a CDS encoding ECF transporter S component family protein, with amino-acid sequence MNNIYKNINKDKKDSFLEKIRLFFNETFKFSVTNLTLSGILVAFYMIYSAIFKLTILRFIPLELEYIFYIFFGIILGPFKGAVLAIIADTLGLLLTGKIGTWYYLYALIPPAIAILSSLYYSLLNRSKIIKIILPFIVITLATIIILYIFFTQVTYDENNKIIFSTKGISQKVRRDWQNISWFAILALVCLYLFLMLVATILLIIFSFKKKNERILNYLFILSLVTLIVIIFRWVLGPITYISWFNYFYRLNPNKKLKSIGVDYLIYFVPIIIKSLISIPILTLLLTPVFSVIKHILQNQINNNQKIVY; translated from the coding sequence ATGAATAATATTTACAAAAACATAAATAAAGATAAAAAAGATTCTTTTTTAGAAAAAATTAGATTATTTTTTAATGAAACATTTAAATTTAGTGTAACTAATTTAACATTAAGTGGTATATTAGTTGCTTTTTATATGATATATTCTGCTATTTTTAAATTAACAATTTTAAGATTTATTCCCTTAGAGTTAGAATATATATTTTATATATTTTTTGGAATAATATTAGGACCTTTTAAAGGTGCAGTTTTAGCAATAATTGCAGACACTTTAGGATTACTATTAACAGGTAAAATAGGAACATGATATTATTTATATGCACTTATTCCTCCTGCAATTGCAATTTTAAGTAGTCTTTATTATTCATTGCTAAATAGATCAAAAATAATTAAAATAATTTTACCTTTTATTGTTATAACTTTGGCGACTATTATTATCTTATATATATTTTTTACACAAGTTACTTATGATGAAAATAATAAAATAATTTTTTCAACCAAAGGTATATCACAAAAAGTAAGAAGGGATTGACAAAATATAAGTTGATTTGCTATATTGGCATTAGTTTGTTTATATTTGTTTTTAATGCTAGTAGCTACAATATTATTAATAATATTTTCTTTTAAAAAGAAAAATGAAAGAATATTAAATTACTTATTTATACTATCTTTGGTTACATTAATTGTTATTATATTTAGATGAGTTCTAGGACCTATAACATACATAAGTTGGTTTAATTATTTTTATAGATTAAACCCTAATAAAAAATTAAAATCAATAGGAGTTGATTATCTAATTTATTTTGTTCCCATAATTATAAAAAGTTTGATTTCAATTCCTATTTTAACATTATTATTAACACCTGTTTTTTCAGTTATAAAACATATATTGCAAAATCAAATAAATAATAATCAGAAAATAGTTTATTAA
- a CDS encoding lipoprotein 17-related variable surface protein has protein sequence MNASFRDNGEYKKIYNAIKAAIEVLNTQSSYNITIKNKNEKLPSSLNNDQINVELINGALKLEENTTATITKNEVKDKNDSNGTAKINITIQANHEYGNRFSKHILPLTITLDLNIEGLKTSN, from the coding sequence ATTAATGCTTCTTTTAGAGACAATGGTGAATACAAAAAAATATATAACGCTATTAAAGCTGCTATAGAAGTTTTAAATACACAAAGCAGTTATAATATAACAATTAAAAACAAAAACGAAAAATTGCCTTCATCTCTTAATAATGATCAAATTAACGTAGAATTAATAAATGGTGCATTAAAACTTGAAGAAAATACAACAGCTACAATTACAAAAAATGAAGTTAAAGATAAAAACGATTCAAATGGTACTGCAAAAATAAATATAACAATTCAAGCAAATCATGAATATGGAAATAGATTTTCTAAACACATTTTACCGTTAACAATAACATTAGATCTTAATATTGAAGGACTAAAAACATCAAATTAA
- the holA gene encoding DNA polymerase III subunit delta, whose product MNVFLIYGNEDFFIEQEINNLKNRFINFKNEIFDLNEVSFEKLIEKISLNSFFSENRIFFIYNLTFFTDKSIKKEDELKIQELINLIFSSENDKFVFINNEIENKTKFSNNFFTKALFENGKKIVLIETNKINESNIFDQVKLLAENLKVNIGNEALHLLIQKLSNNITLINNELIKLSNYKKEITSDFIEISVNDINESNAFSFSNSLESNDFAYIYKKYRKKISEGIDITILISQVSQLLIISNQIFSFKQINKSLDDLSSELNLNIYRIKKVNNFLLKLGINKIRIMIKFLSKLDKDIKEGKVDEKIGFESFLIKFFNK is encoded by the coding sequence ATGAATGTTTTTTTAATTTATGGGAATGAAGATTTTTTTATAGAACAAGAAATAAATAATTTAAAAAACAGATTTATAAATTTTAAAAATGAAATTTTTGATTTAAATGAAGTTTCGTTTGAAAAATTAATTGAAAAAATTTCATTAAATAGTTTTTTTTCTGAAAATAGAATTTTTTTTATTTATAATTTAACTTTTTTTACTGATAAATCTATAAAAAAGGAAGATGAATTAAAAATACAAGAATTGATTAATTTAATTTTTAGTTCTGAAAATGATAAATTTGTTTTTATAAATAATGAAATAGAAAATAAAACAAAATTTTCTAATAATTTTTTTACAAAAGCTTTATTTGAAAATGGAAAAAAAATTGTTTTAATTGAAACTAATAAAATAAATGAATCTAATATTTTTGACCAAGTTAAATTACTTGCTGAAAATTTAAAAGTAAACATAGGCAATGAAGCATTGCATTTACTTATTCAAAAACTTTCAAATAATATAACTTTAATTAACAATGAACTTATTAAATTATCAAATTATAAAAAAGAAATAACATCTGATTTTATAGAAATTAGTGTAAATGATATAAATGAAAGTAATGCATTTAGTTTTTCAAATAGTTTAGAATCTAATGATTTTGCATATATTTATAAAAAATATCGCAAAAAAATATCAGAAGGAATAGATATAACTATTTTAATATCACAAGTATCTCAATTGCTAATAATTTCAAATCAAATTTTTTCATTCAAACAGATTAATAAAAGTTTAGACGATTTATCCTCAGAGTTAAATTTAAACATATATAGAATCAAAAAGGTAAACAATTTTTTGTTAAAATTAGGAATTAATAAAATTAGAATAATGATTAAATTTTTATCAAAATTAGATAAAGATATTAAAGAAGGCAAAGTTGATGAAAAAATAGGTTTTGAATCTTTTTTAATAAAGTTCTTTAATAAATAA
- the rplM gene encoding 50S ribosomal protein L13, whose translation MRQTTIVNREKANKKWYVVDAEGQVLGRLAAFVASVLRGKTKPTFTPNADMGDYVVVINAEKAILTAKKEEDKVYYHHSGYPGGLKSITAAKLRAKKPTALVEKAIFGMLPHTKLGNKQRKNLHVVAGSEHQYAAQKPESLEVR comes from the coding sequence ATGAGACAAACAACAATTGTTAACCGTGAAAAAGCTAATAAAAAGTGATACGTTGTTGATGCTGAAGGTCAAGTTTTAGGTCGTTTAGCAGCGTTTGTTGCTTCTGTATTAAGAGGTAAGACAAAACCAACTTTCACTCCAAATGCTGACATGGGAGATTATGTAGTTGTTATTAATGCTGAAAAAGCTATTTTAACAGCTAAAAAAGAAGAAGATAAAGTTTACTACCATCACTCAGGATATCCAGGTGGATTAAAAAGCATTACAGCTGCTAAATTAAGAGCTAAAAAACCTACTGCATTAGTAGAAAAAGCAATTTTTGGTATGTTACCACATACAAAATTAGGCAATAAACAAAGAAAAAATCTTCATGTAGTTGCTGGTTCTGAACACCAATATGCAGCACAAAAACCAGAAAGTTTAGAGGTAAGATAA
- a CDS encoding phosphopentomutase: MARFKRVFMLVTDGLGIGPDKDQEKFGDKGANTIHSASLSSMFFIDTWKKLGIGNITDLDGNYKVKETQAYMARVQEVSNAKDTLAGHWEMMGIKTEVPFPTYAENGFPEDLISELEKAFDGRKIVCNKAGSGTDIIDAYAQEQKETGAIIVYTSNDSVLQIAAHEEWVGLENLYRYGKEARRICSSKPEWNVGRIIVRPFVGDNGKYTRTFNRHDYANQPEPMILNKLQAAGIEVIGIGKINDIYVGQGISRAIHSDGDADGLDKTIELALEKSENKFIFTNLVQFDSHYGHRRNVDGYASNIALLDSKLGKLINAMNEDDLLIMTSDHGNDPAYPGFNHTREMLPLTVFSKSFKKPHVLGDVRGLGTSGNIVARNFGVETVELTGDDIFDQLV; this comes from the coding sequence ATGGCTAGATTTAAAAGAGTTTTTATGTTAGTTACTGATGGTCTTGGAATTGGACCTGATAAAGATCAAGAAAAATTTGGAGATAAAGGAGCAAATACAATTCATTCTGCTTCATTATCATCAATGTTTTTTATTGACACATGAAAAAAATTAGGTATTGGTAATATTACTGATTTAGATGGAAATTACAAAGTAAAAGAAACACAAGCATACATGGCTAGAGTTCAAGAAGTTTCTAATGCAAAAGATACATTAGCAGGGCATTGAGAAATGATGGGTATTAAAACCGAAGTTCCTTTTCCGACATATGCTGAAAATGGTTTTCCAGAAGATTTAATTTCTGAATTAGAAAAAGCTTTTGATGGAAGAAAAATAGTATGTAATAAAGCAGGTTCAGGAACAGATATTATTGATGCATATGCTCAAGAACAAAAAGAAACTGGAGCAATTATTGTTTATACTTCAAATGATTCTGTTTTACAAATAGCTGCTCATGAAGAATGAGTTGGATTAGAAAACTTATATAGATATGGTAAAGAAGCAAGAAGAATTTGTTCTTCAAAACCAGAATGAAACGTAGGTCGTATAATTGTTAGACCTTTTGTCGGAGACAACGGAAAATACACAAGAACATTTAATAGACACGATTATGCTAATCAACCTGAACCTATGATTTTAAATAAATTACAAGCAGCAGGTATTGAAGTTATAGGTATAGGTAAAATTAATGATATTTATGTAGGCCAAGGAATTTCAAGAGCTATACATTCAGATGGTGATGCTGACGGTTTAGATAAAACAATTGAATTAGCATTAGAAAAATCTGAAAATAAATTTATTTTTACTAATTTAGTTCAATTTGATTCACATTATGGTCACAGAAGAAATGTTGATGGTTATGCTTCAAATATAGCTTTATTAGATTCAAAACTAGGAAAATTAATTAATGCAATGAATGAAGATGATTTATTAATTATGACAAGTGATCATGGTAATGATCCTGCTTATCCAGGTTTTAATCACACAAGAGAAATGTTACCACTAACAGTTTTCTCAAAATCATTTAAAAAACCACATGTTTTAGGAGATGTTAGAGGTTTAGGAACTTCTGGAAATATCGTTGCTAGAAACTTTGGTGTTGAAACTGTAGAATTAACAGGTGATGATATTTTTGATCAATTAGTTTAA
- the rpsI gene encoding 30S ribosomal protein S9, with protein MANKLVEYRGLGRRKSSTARVILRPGKGKFTINHRDAKDYLASDIRIQDAEQPLVLTETKGQFDIAVNVRGGGLSGQAGAIRLGIARALLEASDTYRAKLKPAGMLTRDARVVERKKPGLNKARRARQFSKR; from the coding sequence ATGGCTAATAAATTAGTTGAATATCGTGGACTTGGTAGAAGAAAATCATCAACAGCGAGAGTAATTCTTAGACCAGGAAAAGGTAAATTTACAATTAATCATAGAGATGCTAAAGATTATTTAGCTTCTGATATTAGAATTCAAGATGCAGAACAACCATTAGTATTAACAGAAACAAAAGGTCAATTTGACATTGCTGTTAACGTTAGAGGTGGTGGTTTAAGTGGTCAAGCTGGAGCTATTCGTTTAGGTATTGCTAGAGCCTTATTAGAAGCTAGTGATACATATAGAGCTAAATTAAAACCAGCTGGTATGTTAACACGTGATGCTCGTGTAGTTGAACGTAAGAAACCAGGTTTAAACAAAGCACGTCGTGCTCGTCAATTCTCAAAACGTTAA